In Rubrobacter naiadicus, one DNA window encodes the following:
- a CDS encoding alpha-N-arabinofuranosidase — protein MAQIKIDLDRRLGELDRRIFGGFIEHLGRCIYGGVFDEGSPLSDERGYRTDVIEALAPLRMPILRWPGGNFVSGYHWTDGIGPREERPNRMELAWHAEEPNRFGTDEFIEYCRALGTEPYICVNMGTGTMDEAAAWVEYCNGTGDTYWANLRRAYGHEEPYNVRYWGLGNEMYGEWQIGALSAEDYVKRAREFAKVMKRVDPEIELVSCGLNGWSEWDRIVIDGLVSQVNYHSVHLYTGSDDHWSNVLAPHQAERALTTARALIERARYEQGVEHPVHVAYDEWNVWFRERAEDSGLEERYTLSDALAVATYLNVFARHCETVKIANLAQMVNVIAPIFTNENGLFLQTIYHPLRLYAENLNGTVLDIHLECETYDLAGRESSPWPHRVADLGPFRVLDAVATLDPSSGDLVLAVVNRDPDRSVEASVRLADGSFGGSATAREVTGDDPGATNDFGRERVGVTERSVKARGSAFEHEFPACSVSVLRVPVVR, from the coding sequence TTGGCGCAGATCAAGATAGACCTCGACCGCAGGCTGGGTGAGCTGGACCGCCGGATCTTCGGCGGGTTCATCGAGCACCTGGGACGCTGCATCTACGGCGGCGTCTTCGACGAGGGCTCGCCCCTGAGCGACGAGCGGGGCTACCGTACCGACGTGATCGAAGCGCTCGCGCCCCTGCGCATGCCCATCCTGCGCTGGCCGGGGGGCAACTTCGTCTCCGGTTACCACTGGACCGACGGGATCGGCCCGCGTGAGGAGCGCCCCAACAGGATGGAGCTGGCCTGGCACGCCGAGGAGCCCAACCGCTTCGGGACCGACGAGTTCATCGAGTACTGCCGCGCTTTAGGGACCGAGCCCTACATCTGCGTGAACATGGGGACGGGCACGATGGACGAGGCAGCCGCATGGGTCGAGTACTGCAACGGCACCGGCGACACCTACTGGGCGAACCTGCGGCGCGCGTACGGCCACGAGGAGCCGTACAACGTCCGCTACTGGGGGCTCGGCAACGAGATGTACGGCGAGTGGCAGATAGGTGCGCTCTCGGCCGAGGACTACGTTAAGCGGGCGCGCGAGTTCGCCAAGGTCATGAAGCGGGTCGACCCGGAGATAGAGCTCGTGAGCTGCGGCCTGAACGGCTGGAGCGAGTGGGACCGCATCGTGATAGACGGACTGGTGAGCCAGGTAAACTACCACAGCGTCCACCTCTACACCGGCAGCGACGACCACTGGTCGAACGTCCTCGCCCCGCACCAGGCCGAGCGGGCGCTCACGACCGCCCGCGCCCTCATAGAGCGGGCCCGCTACGAGCAGGGCGTCGAGCACCCTGTCCACGTCGCCTACGACGAGTGGAACGTCTGGTTCCGGGAGCGGGCCGAGGACAGCGGGCTCGAGGAGCGCTACACCCTCTCCGACGCGCTCGCCGTCGCGACCTACCTCAACGTCTTCGCCCGCCACTGCGAGACGGTCAAGATCGCGAACCTCGCCCAGATGGTGAACGTCATAGCCCCGATCTTCACGAACGAGAACGGGCTCTTCCTGCAGACGATCTACCACCCCCTGCGGCTCTACGCCGAGAACCTGAACGGCACCGTGCTCGACATCCACCTGGAGTGCGAGACCTACGACCTTGCGGGCCGCGAGTCCTCGCCCTGGCCGCACCGGGTCGCGGACCTCGGGCCCTTCAGGGTTCTCGACGCCGTCGCGACCCTCGACCCGTCCTCGGGTGATCTCGTCCTCGCCGTCGTGAACCGCGACCCCGACAGGAGCGTCGAGGCCTCGGTGCGCCTCGCCGACGGGAGCTTCGGGGGGAGCGCCACGGCCCGGGAGGTGACGGGGGATGATCCCGGGGCGACGAACGACTTCGGCCGCGAGCGGGTCGGCGTGACCGAGAGGAGCGTCAAGGCGAGGGGCAGCGCCTTCGAGCACGAGTTCCCGGCCTGCTCGGTGAGCGTGCTGCGGGTGCCGGTGGTGAGGTAG
- the attM gene encoding AttM family quorum-quenching N-acyl homoserine lactonase, which produces MADDLRLYFLECGSLKTQVQYIKMNQGLGDPYEIPVPFFLITHPRGNVLFDGGNALEVARDARAHWGVVVDAYEPVMSEDDFVVNQLQRLDIDPASVRYVVQSHLHLDHSGAIGHFPNAEYVVQRRELEYAYTPDWFQKTAYIRPDFDKDVRWLFLDGPNDDGYDLFGDGTIKTLFTPGHAPGHTSLVVTLEGEGPMMLTADACYTMDHYEEKALPGLIHSAADVAYSVRKIHREVDRLGATVVTGHDPDAWPKFKKAPEYYS; this is translated from the coding sequence ATGGCGGACGACCTCAGGCTGTACTTTCTCGAGTGCGGGAGCCTCAAGACGCAGGTGCAGTACATAAAGATGAACCAGGGGCTCGGCGATCCCTACGAGATCCCGGTGCCCTTCTTCCTCATCACCCATCCCCGGGGGAACGTCCTCTTCGACGGCGGCAACGCGCTCGAGGTGGCCCGCGACGCCCGGGCGCACTGGGGCGTGGTCGTGGACGCCTACGAACCGGTGATGAGCGAGGACGACTTCGTGGTGAACCAGCTCCAGCGGCTGGACATCGACCCGGCATCGGTGCGCTACGTCGTGCAGTCCCATCTGCACCTCGACCACTCCGGCGCGATAGGCCACTTCCCGAACGCCGAGTACGTCGTGCAGCGGCGGGAGCTCGAGTACGCCTACACCCCCGACTGGTTCCAGAAGACCGCCTACATCCGTCCGGACTTCGACAAAGACGTCAGGTGGCTCTTCCTCGACGGTCCGAACGACGACGGTTACGACCTCTTCGGGGACGGCACGATAAAGACGCTCTTCACGCCGGGGCACGCGCCGGGTCACACCTCGCTCGTCGTCACCCTCGAGGGAGAGGGCCCGATGATGCTCACCGCCGACGCCTGCTACACGATGGATCACTACGAGGAGAAGGCGCTGCCCGGCCTGATCCACTCGGCCGCCGACGTGGCCTACTCGGTGCGCAAGATACACCGTGAAGTGGACCGGCTCGGGGCGACCGTCGTGACGGGGCACGACCCGGACGCCTGGCCCAAGTTCAAGAAGGCACCGGAGTACTACTCCTGA
- a CDS encoding carbohydrate ABC transporter permease, which yields MEAEAPRGLARVSQKGPVPGRRGRAGTIVTYAVLSVLAAAWLLPIAWAIDTALKPESETTKTPITWASSHFNLNSFRQVIEAGDILRWYANSALVSIVVTVFVVLLASLAAYALSRIPFRGRTVLFWVVLAGLMVPPQVLIVPLFSEMQAVGFVNTYQGIILPQLPSALAVFILKVFFDGIPRELEESALVDGASRLRIYWQIWMPLARPALAAVAIFTFVGSWNYFIWPLIVVTSTDMMTIPLGLSTVQSAFGIHYAQIMASAVLGGLPLLVAFIFFQRQIVEGIANTGLKG from the coding sequence ATGGAAGCGGAAGCACCGCGGGGACTCGCTCGCGTATCGCAAAAGGGGCCCGTCCCCGGTCGGCGGGGCAGGGCGGGGACGATCGTCACCTACGCGGTTCTCTCCGTGCTCGCCGCGGCGTGGCTGTTGCCGATCGCCTGGGCGATCGACACCGCGCTCAAGCCCGAGAGCGAGACGACGAAGACCCCGATCACCTGGGCGTCTTCGCACTTCAACCTGAACTCCTTCAGGCAGGTGATAGAGGCGGGGGACATCCTGCGCTGGTACGCCAACAGCGCGCTCGTCTCGATAGTCGTCACGGTCTTCGTCGTGCTGCTGGCGAGCCTCGCCGCCTACGCGCTCTCGCGCATCCCCTTCCGCGGCCGGACGGTGCTCTTCTGGGTCGTGCTCGCCGGGCTGATGGTCCCGCCGCAGGTCTTGATCGTACCGCTGTTCTCGGAGATGCAGGCGGTCGGGTTCGTCAACACCTACCAGGGGATCATCCTGCCGCAGCTCCCCTCGGCGCTCGCCGTCTTCATCCTCAAGGTGTTCTTCGACGGCATCCCGCGCGAGCTGGAGGAGAGCGCGCTCGTCGACGGGGCGAGCCGGCTCAGGATCTACTGGCAGATCTGGATGCCGCTCGCCAGACCCGCGCTCGCGGCGGTCGCGATCTTCACGTTCGTCGGCTCGTGGAACTACTTCATCTGGCCCCTGATCGTGGTGACGAGCACCGACATGATGACGATCCCGCTCGGGCTCTCCACCGTGCAGAGCGCCTTCGGCATCCACTACGCCCAGATCATGGCCTCCGCCGTCCTGGGCGGTCTGCCGCTGCTCGTGGCGTTCATCTTCTTCCAGCGTCAGATCGTCGAAGGCATAGCGAACACCGGGCTCAAGGGCTAG
- a CDS encoding extracellular solute-binding protein, with product MSGEGRSFLGRSVSRRTFLSGAAVAAAGLAVSSCGPSVALVGGGARSIDYWNLFGGGDGVRMVEMENQFRRSHPGITLNAVTLSWGNPYYTKLSMAIAGGSPPDVAVMHLAKMGAYAPAGLLEELRPEELSRYGIGPDKFLPQVLDFAKYDGRIYAVPLDTHPFVQYYNVDICRKAGVLDSGGNLVPMDSPGRVVKVLEKVKKVTGQWGVSFYPNDSAGPWRLFLTLYGQMKKGAPILSHDAKRVVMDDTKAERALGFMTELALKYRVMPINMDYGGSVALFQNGQAGLYWNGEWEVTTFQAAKMNFNMVPFPKVYTYRAAQADHHSFIIPKGVDPAHKKTALEFISFMLKDSYVWAQGGHIPAYQPVVQSEKYRHLEPQSNYAGVAKYVVTDPIAWFSGSGSIMESHASGIFQAVMAGRMSPRQGVRQFRAYLQQEVSLPKPY from the coding sequence ATGAGCGGAGAGGGCCGGTCTTTCCTTGGGCGGTCCGTCAGCCGGCGCACGTTTCTGAGTGGGGCTGCGGTTGCGGCGGCTGGCCTGGCGGTGAGTTCGTGCGGGCCTTCGGTGGCGCTGGTCGGTGGCGGGGCGCGGAGCATCGATTACTGGAACCTGTTCGGTGGTGGGGACGGGGTCCGGATGGTGGAGATGGAGAACCAGTTCAGGAGGAGCCATCCGGGGATAACGCTCAACGCGGTGACGCTGTCGTGGGGCAACCCGTACTACACCAAGCTCTCGATGGCTATAGCGGGGGGGAGTCCTCCGGATGTAGCGGTGATGCACCTGGCGAAGATGGGGGCTTATGCGCCGGCCGGTCTTCTGGAGGAGCTGCGTCCGGAGGAGCTCTCGCGGTACGGGATCGGGCCGGACAAGTTCCTGCCGCAGGTGCTCGACTTCGCGAAGTACGACGGCAGGATCTACGCGGTCCCGCTCGACACGCATCCATTCGTCCAGTACTACAACGTGGACATTTGCAGGAAGGCAGGGGTCCTCGATTCGGGTGGCAACCTCGTACCGATGGACAGCCCGGGACGGGTCGTGAAGGTGCTCGAGAAGGTCAAGAAGGTCACCGGACAGTGGGGGGTCTCCTTCTACCCCAACGATTCGGCGGGGCCGTGGCGGCTCTTTCTCACGCTCTACGGGCAGATGAAGAAGGGGGCGCCGATACTCTCGCACGATGCGAAGAGGGTGGTCATGGACGACACGAAGGCCGAGCGGGCTCTCGGGTTCATGACCGAGTTGGCGCTCAAGTACAGGGTGATGCCCATCAACATGGACTACGGCGGGTCTGTCGCGCTCTTCCAGAACGGGCAGGCCGGGCTCTACTGGAACGGGGAGTGGGAGGTGACGACCTTCCAGGCAGCGAAGATGAACTTCAACATGGTGCCCTTCCCGAAGGTCTACACCTACAGGGCGGCGCAGGCCGACCACCACTCGTTCATCATCCCGAAGGGTGTTGACCCGGCGCACAAGAAGACCGCGCTCGAGTTCATAAGCTTCATGCTCAAGGACAGCTACGTCTGGGCGCAGGGCGGGCACATCCCCGCCTACCAGCCCGTGGTGCAGAGCGAGAAGTACCGGCACCTCGAGCCGCAGAGCAACTACGCCGGGGTGGCGAAGTACGTCGTCACCGACCCGATCGCCTGGTTCAGCGGGTCTGGTTCGATCATGGAGTCGCACGCCTCGGGGATCTTCCAGGCGGTGATGGCCGGCAGGATGTCGCCCCGGCAGGGGGTGAGGCAGTTCCGGGCCTACCTGCAGCAAGAAGTCTCGCTGCCCAAACCTTACTGA
- the phaC gene encoding class III poly(R)-hydroxyalkanoic acid synthase subunit PhaC: protein MSDQRSAIPSSPQEFLRKYGEGASIALEGARADTGRTPKETIWTKNKAKLYHYQTGAEKKYRTPVMIVYALINRPYVLDLIPGNSLVEYLSNEGFDMYMIDWGTPGDEDAEMTFEDYVLDYIPRAARKVMRTAGTEDFTLFGYCMGGTMSAMYAALFPETLKNLLLLTAPIDFSKEHLGLYALFTDEKYLDADLLADAFGNIPGEMIDTGNRMMKPITNYVGTYVSMWERIFEDKSMETWLAMNKWVNDGPPFPGQAFRQWIHEFYQQNRLVKGEISLRGRRVDLSRIDVPLLSIAGKKDHICTVPQAEAIMDLVSSRDKEFYVLDAGHVGLLTGRNAKKTLWPKVRGWLADHSDPA from the coding sequence GTGAGCGACCAGAGAAGCGCCATACCCTCCAGCCCGCAGGAGTTTCTGCGCAAGTACGGCGAGGGGGCGAGCATCGCGCTGGAGGGTGCCAGGGCGGATACCGGCCGCACCCCCAAGGAGACGATCTGGACCAAGAACAAGGCGAAGCTCTACCACTACCAGACCGGCGCCGAGAAGAAGTACCGCACGCCGGTCATGATCGTCTACGCGCTCATAAACCGTCCCTACGTCCTCGACCTCATCCCCGGCAACAGCCTCGTCGAGTACCTCTCGAACGAGGGCTTCGACATGTACATGATCGACTGGGGCACCCCGGGTGACGAGGACGCCGAGATGACCTTCGAGGACTACGTCCTCGACTATATCCCGCGCGCCGCGAGGAAGGTCATGCGCACCGCCGGGACGGAGGATTTCACCCTCTTCGGGTACTGCATGGGTGGGACGATGAGCGCGATGTACGCCGCGCTCTTTCCGGAGACGCTCAAGAACCTGCTGCTGCTGACAGCCCCGATAGACTTCAGCAAAGAGCATCTCGGTCTCTACGCGCTCTTCACCGACGAGAAGTACCTCGACGCAGACCTCCTCGCCGACGCCTTCGGGAACATCCCCGGTGAGATGATCGACACCGGCAACCGGATGATGAAGCCCATAACCAACTACGTCGGCACCTACGTGAGCATGTGGGAGCGCATCTTCGAGGACAAGTCGATGGAGACCTGGCTCGCGATGAACAAGTGGGTCAACGACGGGCCGCCGTTCCCGGGTCAGGCCTTCAGGCAGTGGATCCACGAGTTCTACCAGCAGAACAGGCTGGTGAAGGGTGAGATCTCGCTGCGCGGCCGACGGGTCGACCTCTCCCGCATCGACGTGCCGCTCCTGAGCATCGCGGGCAAGAAAGACCACATCTGCACCGTCCCACAGGCCGAGGCGATCATGGACCTCGTCTCGAGCCGGGACAAGGAGTTCTACGTGCTCGACGCCGGGCACGTCGGGCTCCTCACCGGGCGCAACGCCAAGAAGACCCTCTGGCCGAAGGTGAGGGGGTGGCTCGCCGACCACTCAGACCCGGCGTAG
- a CDS encoding LacI family DNA-binding transcriptional regulator: MAGVSLRDVAALAGVSFQTASKVLNGKGTVSKQTEERILEAARELGYVPNALARNLVTQSTSTIGILASNLSDYVLAQFVVGAEREARKMGRGVLICSLDEEGSDAARCLRMLVEHRVGGILAAAPQLEEDEEVGRMLREWEIPAVSIHHVPGGGVSLVGSDHARTAYLATGHLIGHGHRRIATVAGSPGRRVTKARLKGYERALGEAGITPDPELVEFGDWEPEGGYRAALRLLERAPDVTAIFVQSDLMAFGVLHALYERGLDVPRECALVGCDDIPMAAHALPPLTTVRVPFYETGGAAVRLLLEEAAERNSRREQRILLPVGLVRRRSCGCETFTD; this comes from the coding sequence TTGGCTGGTGTCTCTCTGCGGGACGTGGCCGCGCTCGCGGGGGTGAGCTTTCAGACCGCGAGCAAGGTCTTGAACGGCAAGGGTACGGTCTCGAAGCAGACCGAGGAGAGAATACTCGAGGCGGCGAGAGAGCTCGGGTACGTGCCGAACGCCCTCGCGCGCAACCTGGTCACGCAGAGCACCTCGACGATCGGGATCCTGGCGAGCAACCTGAGCGACTACGTGCTGGCGCAGTTCGTCGTCGGTGCCGAGCGGGAGGCGCGCAAAATGGGTCGGGGTGTGCTCATCTGCAGCCTGGATGAGGAGGGCTCCGACGCCGCCCGCTGCCTGCGGATGCTCGTCGAGCATCGGGTCGGGGGCATCCTCGCCGCCGCTCCCCAGCTCGAGGAGGACGAGGAGGTCGGCAGGATGCTGCGCGAATGGGAGATCCCGGCGGTGAGCATCCACCACGTCCCCGGCGGTGGGGTCTCGCTCGTGGGCTCCGATCATGCCAGGACCGCTTATCTGGCTACCGGACACCTCATCGGCCACGGGCACCGCAGGATCGCCACCGTGGCCGGCTCCCCGGGGCGGCGGGTGACGAAGGCGCGCCTCAAAGGGTATGAGCGGGCGCTCGGGGAGGCGGGGATCACCCCGGACCCGGAGCTGGTCGAGTTCGGCGACTGGGAGCCCGAGGGTGGATACCGGGCCGCACTCCGGCTGCTCGAGCGTGCACCGGATGTGACCGCGATCTTCGTCCAGAGCGACCTGATGGCCTTCGGCGTGCTGCACGCCCTCTACGAGCGGGGTCTGGACGTTCCTCGGGAGTGTGCGCTCGTGGGCTGCGACGACATCCCGATGGCCGCGCACGCCCTGCCCCCGCTCACGACCGTGCGCGTACCCTTCTACGAGACGGGCGGGGCGGCGGTCAGGCTGCTTCTGGAGGAAGCTGCAGAGAGAAACAGCCGGCGCGAGCAGCGCATACTGCTCCCGGTGGGGCTGGTGCGCCGGCGCTCGTGTGGGTGTGAGACCTTCACCGACTGA
- a CDS encoding E3 binding domain-containing protein — protein sequence MAEEKRDRSAPDPAELWMKWYETGTKAWSEMLSGDRESYADPWGLYRQWFESMEKVRENLAWGPSDGAEMAETAARAVEATTDPQQMQRWFEAAMRSWQEAAESWMSTMSLAPRWAEVMEKARENMVRQAEGGLPTDPLRFAVQWYNAVSGPLSEFVQEAIEKEEVLGPSSQFLQNYARFYRIFRKASEEYLRTLQIPTRSDVARVAGLVVALEDKVDRIEEAFEEFEYGYAEPATAEEVRSLEERMDRIEEKLDRLLASVGGTRTEEPRNGSGRKEIKATAAARRKAEELGIDLSEVEGTGADGQITVEDVRQKGGR from the coding sequence TTGGCTGAGGAGAAAAGGGACCGGTCGGCGCCGGACCCGGCGGAGCTCTGGATGAAATGGTACGAGACCGGGACGAAGGCGTGGTCTGAGATGCTCTCCGGGGACAGGGAATCCTACGCGGACCCGTGGGGTCTGTACCGGCAGTGGTTCGAGAGCATGGAGAAGGTGAGGGAGAACCTCGCGTGGGGGCCTTCCGACGGGGCCGAGATGGCCGAGACGGCGGCGCGGGCGGTCGAGGCGACGACCGATCCGCAGCAGATGCAGCGGTGGTTCGAGGCCGCGATGCGCTCCTGGCAGGAGGCCGCCGAGTCGTGGATGAGCACGATGAGCCTGGCGCCGCGGTGGGCCGAGGTGATGGAGAAGGCGCGGGAGAACATGGTGCGGCAGGCCGAGGGCGGGCTCCCCACCGATCCGCTGCGCTTCGCGGTGCAGTGGTACAACGCCGTGAGCGGACCGCTCTCCGAGTTCGTGCAGGAGGCGATAGAGAAGGAGGAGGTTCTCGGCCCCTCCAGCCAGTTCCTGCAGAACTACGCCAGGTTCTACAGGATCTTCCGCAAGGCCTCCGAGGAGTATCTGCGCACGTTGCAGATCCCGACGCGCTCCGACGTGGCGCGGGTGGCCGGGCTCGTCGTCGCGCTGGAGGACAAGGTAGACCGGATCGAGGAGGCCTTCGAGGAGTTCGAGTACGGCTACGCAGAGCCCGCCACCGCCGAGGAGGTGCGCTCGCTAGAGGAGCGCATGGACCGGATCGAGGAGAAGCTCGACCGTCTGCTCGCCTCCGTGGGCGGGACCCGCACGGAGGAGCCCCGGAACGGCTCGGGCAGGAAGGAGATAAAGGCCACCGCCGCCGCCCGGCGCAAAGCCGAGGAGCTCGGGATCGACCTCAGCGAGGTCGAGGGCACGGGGGCGGACGGTCAGATCACGGTCGAAGACGTGCGCCAGAAAGGGGGGAGGTAG
- a CDS encoding carbohydrate ABC transporter permease, with amino-acid sequence MEAGQEMVRAPAVPAVKSGGGGRWRRDLTGWGFMLPFMAAYALFLIWPVILMFKYSFTNKSLVGTGGSQFLGFQNYGRLFGDPAFWQSLWHTVWFTILSTPPLVILALVFAMLTNRVVRGQGIFRFSFFAPFVLPVSVVCLIWIWMYEPGFGLIDGVLGGILGNVAWLGDPNVAMISIVITTIWWTLGFNFVLYLAGLQEIPRELYDAAAVDGAGAWAQARWITLPLLKRTTLLVLALQILASLKIFDQVYIMTYGGPNFTTRPIIEYFYDQGFTAYQIGYASAVSVVYFVIILAASVVWFLFSRRREETV; translated from the coding sequence ATGGAAGCAGGACAGGAGATGGTACGCGCCCCGGCCGTACCGGCCGTCAAGAGCGGAGGAGGGGGCCGGTGGCGCAGAGACCTGACCGGATGGGGTTTCATGTTGCCGTTCATGGCGGCGTACGCGCTGTTCCTCATCTGGCCGGTCATATTGATGTTCAAGTACAGCTTCACCAACAAGAGCCTGGTCGGGACCGGGGGCTCGCAGTTTCTGGGGTTTCAGAACTACGGGCGGCTCTTCGGCGATCCCGCCTTCTGGCAGTCGCTGTGGCACACGGTCTGGTTTACGATCCTCTCGACTCCGCCCTTGGTGATCCTGGCGCTCGTCTTCGCGATGCTCACCAACCGGGTGGTGCGGGGGCAGGGGATCTTCCGGTTTTCGTTCTTCGCGCCGTTCGTCCTGCCGGTCTCGGTGGTGTGCCTCATCTGGATCTGGATGTACGAGCCCGGCTTCGGGCTCATCGACGGCGTCCTCGGCGGCATTCTGGGCAACGTCGCCTGGCTCGGGGACCCGAACGTCGCGATGATCTCGATAGTCATCACCACCATCTGGTGGACTTTGGGGTTCAACTTCGTGCTGTATCTCGCGGGTTTGCAGGAGATACCGCGCGAGCTGTACGATGCGGCGGCGGTCGACGGGGCGGGTGCCTGGGCGCAGGCGCGTTGGATCACGCTGCCCCTGCTCAAGCGGACCACACTGCTGGTGCTCGCGCTGCAGATACTCGCCTCGCTCAAGATCTTCGACCAGGTCTACATAATGACCTACGGGGGGCCGAACTTCACCACCCGGCCCATCATCGAGTACTTCTACGACCAGGGCTTCACCGCCTACCAGATCGGCTACGCCTCGGCCGTCTCGGTGGTCTACTTCGTGATCATCCTGGCCGCCTCGGTGGTCTGGTTCCTGTTCAGCCGCAGAAGGGAGGAGACCGTCTGA
- a CDS encoding muconolactone Delta-isomerase, protein MLVFVDFRVNPKELSLEQLWELWEREADAAKGAIEAGKVVALYKVSGQRRVLGILDVESHDELDQIIMAGLPMAHYLEIAEILPVREYSAFAEDVRRRWS, encoded by the coding sequence ATGCTGGTCTTCGTGGACTTCCGGGTCAACCCCAAGGAGCTCTCGCTGGAGCAGCTCTGGGAGCTGTGGGAGAGAGAAGCCGACGCAGCGAAAGGAGCCATCGAAGCCGGCAAGGTCGTCGCCCTCTACAAGGTCTCCGGCCAGCGCCGCGTCCTAGGCATCCTCGACGTCGAATCCCACGACGAGCTCGACCAGATCATCATGGCCGGCCTGCCCATGGCACACTACCTCGAGATAGCCGAAATCCTCCCCGTCCGCGAGTACTCCGCCTTCGCCGAAGACGTCCGCCGCAGATGGAGTTGA
- a CDS encoding hydroxyacid-oxoacid transhydrogenase yields the protein MADRGDGSSSGNETIFTMEATPLKYGPGAAEEVGWEVKRLGMSRVMLVTDPGVVKAGITGRIRELIEAEGVEVEVFDRAHVEPTAASFQEAADFAVEGDFDGFVAVGGGTSIDTAKVADLVSTHPAPIMDYVNPPVGGGRKPPSPLKPLLAVPTTAGTGAEATTVAVLDIPEQKVKTGISHQYLRPARGVVDPLLTMSLPSEVTSSCGLDVVCHAAESYLSRPYDARPKPKSPDDRPPYQGANPIADMWSAKALEYGGKYLRRAVENGEDVEARGAMMLGASLAGVGFGSAGVHIPHACAYPIAGLKHTYRPPGYEVDHPFVPHGWSVIVTAPASFRFTYPAAPERHRYVAELLAGRPIEKADENTLPEILIQLMKDVGAPSGVRELGYTEEDIPELVEGAMKQQRLLVGSPREVTEEDLANIIRESMENW from the coding sequence ATGGCCGATCGAGGTGACGGCTCGTCTTCCGGCAACGAGACCATCTTCACGATGGAGGCCACGCCGCTGAAGTACGGGCCCGGCGCGGCCGAAGAGGTCGGCTGGGAAGTGAAGCGTTTGGGGATGAGCCGGGTGATGCTCGTCACCGACCCGGGGGTGGTGAAGGCGGGGATCACGGGGCGCATCCGGGAGCTTATCGAGGCGGAGGGCGTAGAGGTCGAGGTCTTCGACCGGGCGCACGTGGAGCCGACGGCGGCTTCCTTCCAGGAGGCGGCGGACTTCGCCGTCGAGGGAGACTTCGACGGGTTCGTGGCGGTGGGGGGTGGGACGAGCATCGACACCGCCAAGGTCGCCGACCTGGTCTCGACGCACCCGGCTCCGATCATGGACTACGTCAACCCGCCGGTGGGTGGGGGCAGGAAGCCACCCTCGCCGCTCAAGCCGCTGCTGGCGGTCCCGACGACGGCCGGCACCGGGGCGGAGGCGACCACGGTGGCCGTCCTGGACATCCCGGAGCAGAAGGTCAAGACCGGCATCTCGCACCAGTACCTGCGTCCGGCGCGCGGGGTGGTGGATCCGCTCCTTACGATGAGCCTGCCGTCGGAGGTCACCTCTTCGTGCGGGCTCGACGTGGTCTGCCATGCCGCCGAGTCGTATCTATCCAGGCCCTACGACGCCCGTCCGAAGCCCAAGAGTCCGGACGACCGGCCGCCGTATCAGGGGGCGAACCCGATCGCGGACATGTGGTCCGCCAAGGCGCTCGAGTACGGCGGGAAGTACCTCAGGCGCGCCGTCGAGAACGGCGAGGACGTCGAGGCCCGCGGGGCCATGATGCTCGGGGCCTCGCTCGCCGGCGTCGGGTTCGGTTCCGCCGGGGTGCACATCCCGCACGCCTGCGCCTACCCCATAGCCGGGCTCAAGCACACCTACCGGCCGCCGGGCTACGAGGTCGACCACCCGTTCGTCCCGCACGGCTGGTCGGTGATCGTGACCGCCCCGGCTTCCTTCCGGTTCACCTACCCGGCCGCCCCCGAGAGGCACCGCTACGTCGCGGAGCTCCTCGCCGGCCGTCCGATAGAGAAGGCCGACGAGAACACGCTGCCCGAGATCCTCATCCAGCTGATGAAAGACGTGGGGGCGCCAAGCGGCGTGCGCGAGCTCGGCTACACCGAAGAGGACATCCCGGAGCTGGTCGAGGGGGCCATGAAGCAGCAGCGGCTGCTCGTCGGCTCGCCGCGCGAGGTCACGGAGGAGGACCTCGCGAACATCATCCGCGAGTCGATGGAGAACTGGTAA